A single Nocardioides bizhenqiangii DNA region contains:
- a CDS encoding MmcQ/YjbR family DNA-binding protein: protein MTHPVMFSDDDPLLRRLRDICRALPGVEERVSHGRPTFRAGKIFAVYGGSEKLRPGDHRQVPSALIFSPDAVDLPALDEDDRFFVPAYYGPYGARAIDLADPATDWVEVAELVDASYRQVAPKRLLAQLDARQP, encoded by the coding sequence ATGACCCACCCGGTCATGTTCAGCGACGACGACCCGCTGCTCCGCCGACTGCGGGACATCTGTCGGGCGCTGCCGGGTGTCGAGGAGCGTGTCTCGCACGGACGCCCGACCTTCCGCGCGGGCAAGATCTTCGCCGTCTACGGCGGATCGGAGAAGCTGCGCCCCGGCGACCACCGCCAGGTGCCGAGCGCCCTCATCTTCTCACCCGACGCCGTCGACCTCCCTGCGCTCGACGAGGACGACCGGTTCTTCGTGCCCGCCTACTACGGCCCCTACGGCGCCCGTGCGATCGACCTGGCCGACCCCGCGACCGACTGGGTCGAGGTGGCCGAGCTCGTCGATGCCTCCTACCGGCAGGTCGCGCCGAAGCGCCTCCTGGCCCAGTTGGACGCTCGCCAACCCTGA
- a CDS encoding DEAD/DEAH box helicase has product MARGSQRRPAQNRRGGATKTARRDETGIIPVLARVVREVEAAVARRSAMPDVRTKFQVVALLAREERTRVRADDTLSDARRGEELKRLDGIATILAQTAAADPRLFDLLAEDAEVSDSAQELKRELQRRAGYDVPDPEPEPAVDPAEVLAERRAIPQSVIARQLANPFLVPDFDAAVATRRTSGRLATWELLGPLFRSFEDTTPGAPVCMDLPEPEDAGLIMLPPGRELMAHQARMVEAAAEGHRTFLLADEPGLGKTAQALLAAQVADAYPLLVAVPNVVKTNWAREVELWTPSRRSTVLHGDAMDVDGFADVFVVNYEILDRHLGWLGQHGFRGMIVDEAHYIKNKSSQRSQNVLELAARIRTRVPRPLLMALTGTPLINDIEDFRAIWQFLGWIDDKKPLGELMAELDDTGLTPADRQFYPVARQIVVDMGIVRRRKVDVASDIPARRIADVPVELEGEAGRSIRKAEEDLARRLVERYDRALETRRNQSLVEGIDHDLVRQVATWEREDISTDSGENVFGMLRRIGQAKAGLAADYAAQLARSAGKVVFFAKHIDVMDTAEETFASRGIPSVSIRGDQTKSAREKAIDSFTKDPDVQVIVCSLTAAGVGINLQVASNLVLAELSWTDAEQTQAIDRVHRIGQTEPVTAWRVIATQTIDTRVAELIGSKAGLAARALDAEVEEGDAGFDLQLEALVGLLTGALEKREATALF; this is encoded by the coding sequence GTGGCTCGAGGAAGCCAGCGCAGACCTGCGCAGAACCGCCGCGGCGGCGCGACGAAGACCGCTCGGCGCGACGAGACCGGGATCATCCCGGTGCTGGCGCGCGTCGTCCGCGAGGTGGAGGCCGCCGTGGCGCGGCGCTCGGCGATGCCGGACGTGCGCACCAAGTTCCAGGTGGTGGCGCTGCTCGCCCGCGAGGAGCGGACGCGGGTGCGTGCCGACGACACCCTCTCGGACGCGCGGCGTGGCGAGGAGCTCAAGCGCCTCGACGGGATCGCGACGATCCTGGCGCAGACGGCTGCCGCGGACCCCCGGCTGTTCGACCTGCTCGCGGAGGACGCCGAGGTGTCCGACTCGGCCCAGGAGCTGAAGCGCGAGCTCCAGCGCCGTGCCGGGTACGACGTACCGGACCCGGAGCCCGAGCCCGCGGTCGATCCGGCCGAGGTGCTCGCCGAGCGGCGTGCGATCCCGCAGTCGGTGATCGCCCGGCAGCTGGCCAACCCGTTCCTGGTGCCGGATTTCGACGCGGCGGTCGCGACGCGCAGGACCAGCGGTCGGCTCGCCACGTGGGAGCTGCTCGGCCCGCTGTTCCGGTCCTTCGAGGACACCACGCCCGGGGCGCCGGTCTGCATGGACCTGCCCGAGCCCGAGGACGCCGGGCTGATCATGCTGCCGCCCGGCCGGGAGCTGATGGCGCACCAGGCGCGGATGGTCGAGGCCGCTGCCGAAGGCCACCGCACCTTCTTGCTCGCCGACGAGCCCGGCCTCGGCAAGACCGCGCAGGCGCTCCTTGCCGCGCAGGTCGCCGACGCCTACCCGCTGCTGGTCGCCGTGCCCAACGTCGTGAAGACCAACTGGGCCCGCGAAGTCGAGCTCTGGACACCCAGCCGCCGATCGACCGTGCTCCACGGCGACGCGATGGACGTCGACGGCTTCGCCGACGTCTTCGTCGTCAACTACGAGATCCTCGACCGCCACCTCGGCTGGCTCGGCCAGCACGGCTTCCGCGGGATGATCGTCGACGAGGCGCACTACATCAAGAACAAGAGCTCCCAGCGATCGCAGAACGTGCTCGAGCTCGCCGCCCGGATCCGCACCCGCGTCCCGCGGCCGCTGCTGATGGCGTTGACCGGCACGCCGCTGATCAACGACATCGAGGACTTCCGCGCGATCTGGCAGTTCCTCGGGTGGATCGACGACAAGAAGCCGCTCGGCGAGCTGATGGCAGAGCTGGACGACACCGGTCTCACGCCCGCCGACCGCCAGTTCTACCCGGTCGCCCGGCAGATCGTCGTGGACATGGGCATCGTCCGCCGGCGCAAGGTCGACGTGGCCTCCGACATCCCGGCCAGGCGGATCGCCGACGTGCCGGTGGAGCTCGAGGGCGAGGCCGGTCGCTCGATCCGGAAGGCCGAGGAAGACCTCGCCCGCCGGCTCGTGGAGCGCTACGACCGGGCGCTGGAGACGCGCCGCAACCAGTCGCTCGTCGAGGGGATCGACCACGACCTGGTCCGCCAGGTCGCGACCTGGGAGCGCGAGGACATCTCGACCGATTCGGGCGAGAACGTCTTCGGCATGCTCCGCCGGATCGGCCAGGCCAAGGCCGGGCTCGCCGCCGACTACGCCGCCCAGCTGGCGCGCAGCGCAGGCAAGGTCGTCTTCTTCGCCAAACACATCGACGTCATGGACACCGCCGAGGAGACCTTCGCCTCGCGGGGGATCCCGTCCGTCTCGATCCGCGGCGACCAGACCAAGTCGGCACGCGAGAAGGCGATCGACTCCTTCACCAAGGACCCGGACGTGCAGGTCATCGTCTGCTCGCTGACCGCGGCCGGCGTCGGCATCAACCTCCAGGTGGCGTCCAACCTGGTGCTGGCCGAGCTGTCGTGGACCGACGCCGAGCAGACTCAGGCGATCGACCGGGTGCACCGCATCGGCCAGACGGAGCCGGTCACGGCGTGGCGGGTGATCGCCACCCAGACCATCGACACCCGGGTCGCCGAGCTGATCGGCAGCAAGGCCGGCCTCGCGGCGCGGGCGCTGGACGCCGAGGTCGAGGAGGGTGACGCCGGCTTCGACCTGCAGCTCGAGGCGCTGGTCGGACTCCTCACGGGTGCGCTGGAAAAGCGGGAAGCCACCGCCCTCTTCTGA
- the egtB gene encoding ergothioneine biosynthesis protein EgtB, with protein MTSTTDLGQSWDPNTLQSRYDEVRAYTETLAAPLSPEDQTVQSMPDVSPTKWHRAHVTWFFETFVLADNEPAFTPFQDKYWFLFNSYYEGIGPRYSRPDRGLISRPGAHDVGVYRSNVDDRMRDLLATLDEGTLSKLASTIELGFHHEQQHQELLLMDIKHVLSRNPLQPAYAGSPTETAQSDALGWVEVDGGLVEVGHEGDGFCFDNELPRHEQWLRPFRIADRLVTNGEWLEFMADGGYRRHEFWLSDGWARIQAEGWQAPFYWTETDGVWFEHTLHGTWPVNPGVPVSHVSFYEAEAYASWAGKRLPSEAEWEHAARVSTGSTTEKVSGNLANTTSWHPEPAIPATGGLRQMFGDCWEWTSSAYHPYPGFRPPAGAIGEYNGKFMSNQMVLRGGCALTPAGHARATYRNFFPHASRWALSGVRLADDGAAA; from the coding sequence ATGACCAGCACGACCGACCTGGGGCAGAGCTGGGACCCCAACACCCTTCAGAGCAGGTACGACGAGGTCCGGGCCTACACCGAGACGCTGGCCGCACCTCTGTCCCCCGAGGACCAGACCGTCCAGTCGATGCCGGACGTCTCTCCCACCAAGTGGCACCGGGCGCACGTGACCTGGTTCTTCGAGACGTTCGTGCTGGCCGACAACGAGCCGGCGTTCACGCCATTCCAGGACAAGTACTGGTTCCTGTTCAACAGCTACTACGAAGGCATCGGCCCACGCTACAGCCGGCCCGACCGCGGGCTGATCAGCCGTCCCGGCGCCCACGACGTGGGCGTCTACCGGAGCAACGTCGACGACCGGATGCGCGACCTGCTCGCGACCCTCGACGAGGGCACGCTGTCCAAGCTGGCGAGCACGATCGAGCTCGGCTTCCACCACGAGCAGCAGCACCAGGAGCTGCTCCTCATGGACATCAAGCACGTGCTCTCGCGCAACCCGCTCCAACCTGCCTACGCCGGCTCTCCGACCGAGACCGCGCAGAGCGACGCACTCGGCTGGGTGGAGGTGGACGGCGGCCTGGTCGAGGTCGGCCACGAGGGTGACGGCTTCTGCTTCGACAACGAGCTGCCCCGGCACGAGCAATGGCTGCGGCCGTTCCGGATCGCCGACCGGCTGGTGACCAACGGCGAATGGCTCGAGTTCATGGCCGACGGCGGCTACCGGCGCCACGAGTTCTGGCTGTCCGACGGCTGGGCCAGGATCCAGGCCGAGGGCTGGCAGGCGCCGTTCTACTGGACCGAGACCGACGGGGTCTGGTTCGAGCACACGCTCCACGGCACCTGGCCGGTCAACCCAGGTGTGCCGGTGAGCCACGTCAGCTTCTACGAAGCCGAGGCCTACGCGAGCTGGGCCGGCAAGCGGCTGCCGAGCGAAGCCGAGTGGGAGCACGCCGCGCGGGTCTCGACAGGCTCGACCACCGAGAAGGTCTCCGGCAACCTCGCCAACACCACGAGCTGGCACCCCGAACCTGCCATCCCCGCCACCGGCGGGCTGCGGCAGATGTTCGGCGACTGCTGGGAGTGGACGTCGTCGGCCTATCACCCCTATCCCGGCTTCCGACCACCCGCCGGCGCGATCGGTGAGTACAACGGGAAGTTCATGAGCAACCAGATGGTCCTCAGGGGTGGCTGCGCATTGACGCCCGCCGGCCATGCGCGGGCGACCTACCGCAACTTCTTCCCCCACGCATCGCGATGGGCGCTGTCCGGCGTCCGCCTCGCCGACGACGGCGCCGCAGCATGA
- the egtD gene encoding L-histidine N(alpha)-methyltransferase codes for MTGNGEGPKVDVLLQSNWAEAGLVQDVRRGLGSQPRTLPPKWLYDDAGSRLFDEITRLPEYYPTECERTILREAAADIAATSRATTVVELGSGTSDKTRVLLDAFADAGRLERFVPVDVSEETLRGAAHMLAARYPETSVEAVVGDFTLHLGHLARYRHKLVAFLGGTIGNLYVEERGAFLGALADSMDTGDELLLGTDLVKDADRLITAYDDPGGVTEAFVKNSLHVLNRELDADFDVDAFSYVPFWDRRMERMDLRLRAEMPQHVTVPGADLELDLASGEEIRVEISTKFTHARLEDELGAAGLEIARMWTDPTDSFAVTLARKSG; via the coding sequence ATGACCGGCAACGGCGAGGGTCCGAAGGTCGACGTACTCCTCCAGAGCAACTGGGCCGAGGCCGGCCTGGTCCAGGACGTGCGACGAGGGCTCGGCTCCCAGCCGCGCACCCTCCCACCCAAGTGGCTCTACGACGACGCCGGCTCGCGCCTCTTCGACGAGATCACGCGGCTGCCGGAGTACTACCCCACCGAGTGCGAACGGACCATCCTGCGCGAGGCCGCCGCCGACATCGCCGCGACCTCGCGGGCCACCACCGTGGTCGAGCTCGGCAGCGGCACCAGCGACAAGACCCGGGTGCTCCTCGACGCGTTCGCGGATGCCGGCCGGCTCGAACGGTTCGTGCCGGTCGACGTGTCGGAGGAGACGTTGCGCGGGGCCGCCCACATGCTGGCCGCCCGCTACCCCGAGACGTCGGTCGAGGCCGTCGTCGGCGACTTCACCCTGCACCTCGGGCACCTCGCCCGCTACCGGCACAAGCTGGTCGCGTTCCTCGGCGGCACCATCGGCAACCTCTACGTCGAGGAGCGGGGCGCCTTCCTCGGCGCCCTCGCCGACTCGATGGACACCGGCGACGAGCTGCTGCTCGGCACCGACCTGGTCAAGGACGCCGACCGGCTGATCACGGCCTACGACGACCCCGGCGGCGTGACCGAGGCGTTCGTGAAGAACAGCCTGCACGTGCTCAACCGCGAGCTCGACGCCGACTTCGACGTGGACGCGTTCTCCTACGTCCCGTTCTGGGACCGGCGGATGGAGCGGATGGACCTGCGGCTGCGCGCCGAGATGCCGCAGCACGTCACCGTCCCCGGGGCCGACCTCGAGCTCGACCTGGCGTCCGGCGAGGAGATCCGGGTCGAGATCTCGACGAAGTTCACGCACGCGCGGCTGGAGGACGAGCTCGGAGCCGCCGGCCTCGAGATCGCGCGGATGTGGACCGACCCCACCGACAGCTTCGCGGTCACGCTGGCCAGGAAGAGCGGCTGA
- a CDS encoding DUF4396 domain-containing protein, which translates to MDHAPHPHATAGNRTLALSATLHCLTGCAIGEILGLVIGTAIGLSAGWTIVLAVSLAFLFGYLLSTLPLLKAGLGVGAALSVVLAADTLSIAIMELVDNTVIALIPGAMDAGLVNPTFWVGLVIALSAAFVAAYPVNLWLLGRGKGHALTHGYHGAEAASGWRRFIPTIATSTLVVGILTFALGGLLVSLAA; encoded by the coding sequence ATGGACCACGCACCCCACCCGCACGCAACTGCCGGCAACCGCACCCTCGCTCTCAGCGCGACGCTGCACTGCCTCACCGGCTGCGCCATCGGCGAGATCCTCGGCCTGGTGATCGGTACGGCGATCGGGCTGTCGGCCGGGTGGACGATCGTCCTGGCCGTCTCGCTGGCCTTCCTCTTCGGCTACCTGCTCTCGACGCTGCCCCTGCTCAAGGCCGGTCTCGGCGTCGGCGCCGCACTGTCGGTCGTCCTCGCCGCCGACACGCTGTCGATCGCGATCATGGAGCTGGTCGACAACACCGTGATCGCACTGATCCCCGGAGCCATGGATGCCGGCCTGGTCAACCCGACCTTCTGGGTCGGCCTGGTGATCGCCCTGAGCGCGGCGTTCGTCGCGGCGTACCCCGTCAACCTGTGGCTGCTCGGGCGCGGCAAGGGACATGCGCTGACGCACGGCTACCACGGCGCGGAGGCGGCCTCCGGCTGGCGTCGGTTCATCCCCACCATCGCCACCTCGACCCTGGTCGTCGGCATCCTCACCTTCGCTCTGGGTGGCCTCCTGGTCTCCCTCGCGGCCTAG
- a CDS encoding acyltransferase produces MPWTRAAALTAEHRARLIAAGVDGEVLASTSLRLVTGPLPDWWQEQGNALYLDDDVDAADLPPQLIETLAYYSFSEVLLVAASPCNNVASLLVGGDGATVFLGPRSAFTATEIFCGAYSTVVLNAEVIATRCAIVDARNGGSVVAEADQLWAANVYVATDDMHRLEDLDTGARINPYGAQVRLGRHVWLGRDAIVTGHCEIGDGAVVGTRAMVRGQKVPPNTAVGGCPARVLRDGVSWSAEDTP; encoded by the coding sequence ATGCCGTGGACCCGCGCGGCGGCGCTCACGGCCGAGCACCGCGCCCGCCTGATCGCCGCCGGCGTCGACGGCGAGGTCCTCGCGTCGACCTCGCTGCGCCTCGTGACCGGCCCGCTCCCCGACTGGTGGCAGGAGCAGGGCAACGCGCTCTACCTCGATGACGACGTCGACGCGGCGGACCTGCCGCCCCAGCTGATCGAGACCCTCGCCTACTACTCGTTCTCGGAGGTCCTCCTGGTGGCCGCCAGTCCCTGCAACAACGTGGCGTCGTTGCTGGTTGGTGGTGACGGAGCAACCGTGTTCCTCGGCCCGCGGAGCGCGTTCACCGCGACCGAGATCTTCTGCGGCGCCTACTCGACGGTCGTACTCAACGCCGAGGTGATCGCGACCCGGTGCGCGATCGTCGACGCCCGCAACGGCGGGTCGGTCGTAGCCGAGGCCGACCAGCTCTGGGCCGCGAACGTCTACGTCGCCACCGACGACATGCACCGGCTCGAGGACCTCGACACCGGCGCCCGGATCAATCCGTACGGCGCGCAGGTCCGGCTGGGTCGCCACGTCTGGTTGGGTCGCGACGCCATCGTGACCGGCCACTGCGAGATCGGCGACGGTGCCGTCGTCGGGACCCGGGCGATGGTGCGCGGCCAGAAGGTACCGCCGAACACAGCGGTGGGCGGTTGCCCGGCCAGGGTGCTCCGGGACGGTGTCAGCTGGAGCGCGGAGGACACGCCCTAG